In Spirochaeta lutea, a single genomic region encodes these proteins:
- a CDS encoding NAD(P)/FAD-dependent oxidoreductase — MYDLIIVGAGPAGLAAAVYAMRKRLDFLVLSKDLGGKTNHTVALPDVEDYTIIKAREQVAVYRSRLHYRSELYRSEEVLAVEPLDAPEQQGFSVRSRRQDATEQEYWCRMVLAASGTSGPRLQIPGIKQFWGRGLGSNILSYSHAFWEREVYIHGDSDRAAGAALDTAAIAKAVYVTLNPGATVSPELLEKLRNHDRVHLYEDARPLEFLGNDFCRSVVIQPSQGSPVTVHAAGFFMEFQPSPVTAYLPNGVDLDTQGRVVTDKHMESSMPGIYAAGDVCDMGREQVLTALGQGAGAALTIYQCLRSY, encoded by the coding sequence ATGTACGATCTGATTATTGTTGGCGCCGGCCCGGCGGGTCTTGCGGCAGCGGTGTATGCCATGCGCAAACGGCTGGATTTTCTGGTGCTGTCCAAGGATTTGGGGGGAAAGACTAATCATACCGTCGCCCTGCCCGATGTGGAGGACTATACCATTATCAAGGCCCGGGAACAGGTGGCGGTGTACCGAAGCCGGCTGCATTACCGGTCCGAGCTCTACCGCAGCGAAGAGGTTCTGGCAGTGGAACCCCTGGACGCCCCTGAGCAGCAGGGATTCTCGGTACGATCCCGGCGTCAGGATGCCACCGAACAGGAATACTGGTGCCGCATGGTTCTGGCCGCCTCGGGAACCTCGGGGCCGCGGCTCCAGATTCCGGGAATTAAGCAGTTTTGGGGCCGGGGATTGGGCAGCAATATTCTGAGCTACAGCCATGCCTTCTGGGAGCGGGAGGTATACATCCACGGGGATAGCGATCGGGCTGCCGGGGCCGCCCTGGATACCGCAGCCATTGCTAAGGCGGTGTATGTGACCCTGAATCCCGGCGCGACCGTGAGTCCTGAGCTTCTGGAAAAACTCCGAAACCATGACCGGGTACATCTGTATGAGGATGCCCGGCCTCTGGAATTTTTAGGGAATGATTTCTGCAGGTCTGTGGTGATTCAACCGTCCCAGGGAAGCCCGGTTACCGTGCATGCCGCGGGATTTTTTATGGAGTTCCAACCCTCGCCGGTTACCGCCTACCTGCCCAACGGGGTAGACTTGGATACCCAGGGCCGGGTGGTCACCGATAAACACATGGAATCCAGCATGCCGGGGATCTACGCCGCCGGGGATGTCTGCGATATGGGCAGGGAACAGGTGCTCACCGCCCTCGGCCAGGGGGCCGGCGCCGCCCTGACCATTTACCAATGCCTCCGGAGCTACTAA
- a CDS encoding NAD(P)-dependent malic enzyme, whose translation MNQKDDELKKANRYGEIAEDMHRFYGGKMETVPKCVVRDMDDFSVWYSPGVAQPCLAIQEDPDKVYEYTSKWNTVAVISDGSRVLGLGDIGPKAGLPVMEGKAMLYKYLGGVDSVAIMLDTKDPDEIIQTVLRLQPSFGGINLEDLSQPKCFRILDTLRREAEIPVWHDDQQGTATVTLAGLLSALRVQRRAIEDVRIAFIGTGAANVACARLIFARGARAEQCFMVDSRGILGTFREDIYKRRVEFREKWQLCENTNAEGRQGGIAEALKGADVVISLAQPGPGTIKPEWIAGMAPDPIVFTCANPVPEIWPWEAKEAGAAIVATGRSDFPNQVNNSLCFPGIFRGALDVRAKTITDEMCFAAADALVAHMGDTLGPENLLPTMEDWKVFPEIAAAVGLKAQEQGVARVTRSRQELYSMAEKIISRSRRVTQVMMEEGLIEEPPVLE comes from the coding sequence ATGAACCAGAAGGATGACGAGCTGAAGAAAGCGAACCGTTACGGGGAGATCGCCGAAGATATGCACCGTTTTTACGGCGGAAAGATGGAAACCGTCCCCAAGTGTGTGGTGCGTGATATGGATGATTTTTCCGTATGGTACAGCCCCGGGGTAGCCCAGCCCTGCCTGGCTATACAGGAGGATCCTGATAAGGTGTATGAGTATACCAGCAAGTGGAATACCGTAGCGGTCATCAGCGACGGTTCCCGGGTACTGGGGCTGGGAGACATCGGTCCCAAGGCCGGGCTGCCGGTCATGGAAGGCAAGGCGATGCTCTACAAGTATTTAGGCGGAGTAGACTCCGTGGCAATCATGCTGGATACCAAAGACCCCGATGAGATCATCCAGACCGTCCTCCGGCTGCAGCCCAGCTTCGGAGGCATCAACCTGGAGGATCTCAGCCAACCCAAGTGTTTCCGCATTCTCGATACCCTGCGCCGGGAGGCGGAAATCCCGGTATGGCATGATGATCAGCAGGGAACCGCCACCGTGACCCTGGCGGGATTGCTCAGTGCCCTGCGGGTCCAGAGGAGGGCCATTGAGGATGTACGAATTGCCTTCATCGGTACCGGGGCAGCCAATGTAGCCTGCGCTCGCCTCATTTTCGCCCGGGGTGCCCGGGCTGAACAGTGCTTCATGGTGGACAGCAGGGGGATTCTGGGAACCTTCCGGGAAGATATTTATAAGCGCCGGGTGGAATTCCGGGAAAAATGGCAGCTCTGCGAGAATACTAACGCCGAAGGTCGTCAGGGCGGCATCGCCGAGGCCCTGAAGGGCGCCGATGTCGTCATTTCCCTGGCCCAGCCCGGACCGGGCACCATCAAGCCCGAGTGGATCGCCGGCATGGCCCCCGATCCCATTGTATTTACCTGCGCAAACCCCGTACCGGAAATCTGGCCCTGGGAGGCCAAAGAGGCCGGGGCTGCTATCGTCGCAACTGGACGCAGCGATTTCCCGAACCAGGTTAACAATTCCCTCTGTTTTCCGGGGATTTTCCGGGGGGCCCTGGATGTCAGGGCTAAGACTATTACCGATGAGATGTGTTTCGCCGCTGCCGATGCCCTGGTCGCCCATATGGGGGATACCCTGGGACCGGAGAACCTGTTGCCGACCATGGAAGATTGGAAGGTGTTCCCCGAAATCGCTGCAGCCGTGGGGTTGAAGGCTCAGGAGCAGGGTGTCGCCCGGGTAACCCGGAGCCGTCAGGAGCTGTATTCCATGGCAGAAAAGATAATTTCTCGCTCCAGACGGGTAACTCAGGTTATGATGGAAGAGGGGCTCATCGAAGAACCACCGGTGTTGGAGTAA
- a CDS encoding sensor domain-containing protein, whose amino-acid sequence MFSIFKKKKVDSNNQLDIVKKYRHQLTAILSQTWETFWIIEGGVTKYISPGIKELTGYAEQEVCIKPGGLSELLGLDDPGLPPDGVYPLTHRDGSRRWIRTRQIRLEKRSPLTIFILQDITAEQSSMEQIHYLASFDPLTKLPNRHHFEKTLNQRIAQGVPMLIMFMDMDRFKEVNDVYGHALGDLLLQHMAERVSALVPPEGFLARFGGDEFALLVPHPGNPDEELDLAQGIVQEASEPVVIQGTNLLTGMSVGVCSFPRDGSDTQTLLTHADLAMYEAKTMGKDQAALYEPRMTRALERTMRLSQGLRRAIEQDELFLEYQPQFDLVSGELSAFEALVRWNHPELGLVPPSEFIPVAEGSHSIHLLGEWVLWRACAQMKEWSDVFGWEKKIAVNVSPYQLLNPNFVSVVAHVLIDTELQPSQLELEVTETALIQDIPRTLGVLSQLQDMGIELSLDDFGTEYASFNYLQQFRLNKLKIDKLFVQKFLENPSTSSIVQTIIQLGRSLNMRVLAEGVETQDQARGLISLGCQEVQGFFFGKPHPPEHWQTLLSSQTQQV is encoded by the coding sequence GTGTTTTCCATATTCAAAAAAAAGAAAGTTGATTCAAATAACCAATTAGACATTGTAAAAAAATACCGCCATCAGCTAACAGCCATCCTCTCCCAGACCTGGGAAACCTTCTGGATAATCGAAGGCGGGGTTACAAAATATATCAGTCCGGGGATCAAGGAGCTTACCGGGTACGCCGAGCAGGAAGTCTGCATCAAACCAGGCGGGCTCTCTGAACTGCTGGGATTAGATGACCCCGGCCTTCCCCCGGACGGGGTTTACCCCCTCACCCACCGGGACGGATCCCGGCGCTGGATCAGGACAAGGCAGATCCGCCTGGAAAAGCGGTCCCCCCTGACCATTTTCATTCTCCAGGACATTACCGCCGAGCAGAGCAGCATGGAGCAGATCCATTACCTGGCGTCCTTCGACCCCCTCACAAAACTCCCCAACCGGCACCACTTTGAGAAGACCCTGAACCAGCGCATTGCCCAAGGCGTGCCGATGCTCATCATGTTCATGGATATGGACCGATTTAAGGAGGTGAACGATGTCTACGGCCATGCCCTGGGGGATCTGCTGCTGCAACATATGGCGGAGCGGGTATCGGCCCTGGTACCTCCCGAGGGATTTTTAGCCCGCTTCGGGGGCGATGAGTTCGCCCTCCTGGTACCCCACCCCGGGAACCCCGATGAAGAGCTTGATCTGGCCCAAGGGATTGTCCAGGAAGCCAGCGAACCGGTGGTTATCCAGGGAACTAATCTGCTCACCGGGATGAGCGTCGGGGTCTGCAGCTTTCCCCGGGACGGTTCGGATACCCAGACCCTGCTCACCCATGCAGACCTGGCCATGTACGAGGCGAAAACCATGGGGAAGGATCAAGCGGCCCTCTACGAGCCCCGGATGACCCGGGCTCTGGAGCGAACCATGCGCCTGAGCCAGGGCTTACGTCGGGCTATCGAACAGGATGAACTATTTCTGGAGTATCAACCCCAGTTCGACCTGGTCAGCGGAGAGCTCTCGGCCTTCGAAGCCCTGGTGCGGTGGAATCACCCTGAATTAGGATTGGTTCCCCCCAGCGAATTCATCCCCGTAGCCGAGGGAAGCCACAGCATCCACCTCCTGGGAGAATGGGTACTCTGGCGGGCCTGCGCCCAGATGAAGGAATGGTCTGACGTCTTCGGATGGGAGAAGAAAATCGCGGTGAATGTATCCCCCTACCAACTGCTGAACCCGAATTTCGTGTCCGTGGTTGCCCACGTACTCATTGATACCGAGCTTCAACCCTCCCAGCTGGAACTGGAGGTTACCGAAACGGCATTGATCCAGGATATTCCCCGTACCCTGGGTGTGCTGTCCCAGCTCCAGGATATGGGCATTGAGCTGTCCCTGGACGATTTCGGCACCGAATATGCCAGCTTTAACTATCTCCAGCAGTTCAGGCTGAACAAGCTCAAGATTGATAAACTCTTCGTACAGAAGTTTTTAGAGAATCCAAGCACCTCCAGTATTGTGCAAACCATCATCCAGCTCGGCCGGTCATTGAATATGCGGGTCCTCGCCGAGGGGGTTGAGACCCAGGACCAAGCCAGGGGACTAATATCCCTGGGCTGCCAAGAGGTTCAGGGATTCTTCTTCGGCAAACCCCATCCCCCGGAGCATTGGCAGACCCTCCTGTCATCCCAAACCCAGCAGGTCTGA